A window from Ruminiclostridium josui JCM 17888 encodes these proteins:
- a CDS encoding pyridoxamine 5'-phosphate oxidase family protein — protein sequence MAITINNEIRELLRDKQTLKVLASVDKTGKPHVAFKGSIDVDEDGNLYYLEVLESSQTNKNLTNSIWFDKYVAINIFGANKKSYQIKGIPVKLHISGPLFEEKYKQAVEKHPGIGISGIWVIRPEEVKEETFSIRVQEERDNHPILGHLDQLI from the coding sequence ATGGCAATAACAATAAATAATGAAATAAGAGAATTACTAAGGGATAAGCAAACCCTTAAAGTTTTAGCATCAGTTGATAAAACAGGTAAACCCCATGTAGCCTTTAAAGGTTCAATAGATGTGGATGAGGATGGGAATTTATATTACCTAGAGGTTTTGGAAAGCTCACAGACCAATAAGAATTTAACCAACAGCATTTGGTTTGATAAATATGTGGCAATAAATATTTTTGGTGCCAACAAAAAAAGTTATCAGATAAAAGGAATACCTGTAAAATTACATATCTCAGGGCCATTATTTGAAGAAAAATATAAACAGGCAGTTGAAAAGCATCCCGGAATCGGAATATCAGGCATTTGGGTTATCCGCCCAGAAGAAGTCAAAGAGGAAACCTTCTCTATAAGGGTACAGGAAGAAAGAGATAATCATCCGATTCTAGGTCATCTGGATCAGTTGATTTAA